Genomic window (Ostrea edulis chromosome 9, xbOstEdul1.1, whole genome shotgun sequence):
AACCTAGTCCAGAACGTGTGCACTCTATTCTGGATTTGCCACCACCGACTAACATCAGTGAGTTGCGTCGTATTATCGGGATGATCAATTATCTTGGTCGATTTGTTCCTGATCTATCCAGTATCATGAACCCTATCAATAATCTGTTAAAATCAGACACAGCGTGGACTTGGGATGAATCTCAGCAAAGTGCGTTTGACCGTGTGAAGAAACGCATTACAGAAGCGCCAGTACTTGCATTTTACGATATGACTCGACCCACTATCGTTAGTGCTGATGCAAGTAGTTTCGGTATCGGTGCAGCGCTATTTCAAGTTGTGGATGGAGAGACTAAACCAATCGCATTTGCGTCTCGCACACTTACCGAGGCAGAGCGTAAATATGCGCAAATTGAGAAGGAATGTTTGGCCGGAGTGTGGGCATGCGAGAAATTCGACCGATACCTCATGGGAATTGGATCATTCGAACTGATTACGGACCATAAGCCGTTAGTACCGCTGATTAATACTCAAGATCTCAATAAAGCGCCATTGAGATGCCAGAGATTACTGATGAGATTACGTAGGTACAATGTCGTAGCGAAACATGTTCCAGGAAAACAACTCGTGGTTCCGGATACGCTTTCGAGAAGTCCTCTCAATATCAGTGATCAAAGCAATACTGTTGAAGATGTTACCGCATACGTAGCGTCCGTGGTCAATACGAAACCATTATCAGATAAGAAATTGGAAGAAATTCGTAACGAAACATATTCAGATCCGATTCTACCTGACGTCATGAGATACACTATGCAAGGTTGGCCGCAAAAAGAAAATTCATTGTATGCGGAGTTGAAACCATATTTCGCGCCAAGATTCGAATTCTCAGTGTCTGATGGTATACTGTTCTATAGAGACAGACTAGTGATTCCAGAATCCCTGAGAGCTGATGTACTCGCAGCGATACATACAGGCCATTTGGGACTGAACAAGTCAAGAGAGCGTGCAAAGTCATCAGTATGGTGGCCTGGATTATCAAGTGATTTGGAACATTTGATCAGGTGTTGCGAGTTTTGTAATACCAACCGTCCGTCACAGCGTAGTGAGCCACTTAAAACTACTCAGCTTCCTAGTCGTCCCTGGGTAAGGGTTGGAGCTGATCTTTGCGAATTACAGGGCAAAAATTACCTTGTAGTGATGGATTACTTTTCTCGGTATTTGGAGATTGCCTACCTGGACAATATCACAAGTAATCACGTAGTTGGCAAATTAAAGAATATGTTTGCCAGATGGGGCATACCCGAGGAACTTGTTAGTGATAACGGTGGACAGTTCAGTTCGAAATCATTTAGACAGTTTTCGATTGATTATGGATTTCATCATACATTCTCCAGTCCTCATTATCCTCAAGCAAATGGAGAGGCAGAGAGTGCGGTTAAAGTAGCCAAACGAATACTCAAACAGCCGGATGTATTTCTAGCCCTAATGGCTTACCGCAGTACCCCCGTACATGCGACAGGTACTAGTCCATCTGAACTCATCATGGGACGTAAAATCAGAACTACCGTTCCGATTGGTTCTGACCAACTAGAGCCTGGATGGCCGGACCTAGGAAAAGTTAGGGAAAAGGACAGACAATCCAAACACAGGATGCGTGTAAACTTCAATCGTATGCATGGAGCTCGCACTTTAAAACCACTTTACGTAGGTGACCGTGTTAGGGTGAAAACTGATAAAGAAAAGTCTTGGGATGAGGCAGGAATCGTCACATCTGCTGATTACGCGAACCGCTCATACTTTGTGAAAACTCTCAGTGGAGACCTCAGGAGAAATCGTAAGCACTTGCTTCATGTCAATGATGAAATGCAAGATTCATCTGTGCCAAGTGATTTTCAGTGTTCTTCCGCTATGGAACCGGAACCGGAAATTCCGATGGGGAACCAGAATTCAGAGGAATCGCTGTGTACCGAAACAACCACACCACTTACCAATGAAACTCCGAGTGTACCTGTTACGAACATTCCACAGAGTAGCACTCCACCAGCTACCGTAAGGCGTAGTGGTCGCGAAATAAAACGCCCCAAATACCTAAGTGACTATTTGCTGTGAATTTATTCATAAGTCATGTCAGACATTTTGAACAGTTTTGCTATTTTgctattcatttactttaaTGTACATGGTATTCATTTTTGCACATTTCACTGGAAGTGAATAGAGACATTACACAGTTGTATGTAATTATGTTATAAAGACAGTCAACTCTAATCAttatataaagatattttgatacattgaaaaattcaATTCCTATGTACTGTACATCTATTTTTGCTTCAACTATTcctaattttggtaaagataaaTTTTTGAGATTTATCATCTTAAGGAAGGAGATGTTTATAATATATTAATAGCATAATACATTTAAAGATTATTTCCCAGTTTGAATTTCTAGCGATATTTCATGTGTGTATTGAACTATTCCCAGAATGCACTGTATTTTGTTTGACTGCCATCTTTATTAAACTTGTTAGACTGTTCACACGTGTTTCTCGATCTCCCGTACTAAAcagtcactacctgttttaacgacttacgtctgtcgcggccaggattcgaaccccggccttccgcatgcggggcgaactgACTTTGTTTTTACATGAGGAACAATGAataatagaagaaaaaaatccatcACTGAATATATCCTCTTCCAATATCCATTCTTTAGATTAAACAAATGGCAAAATGTCGTATTTGATTTATCATTGTAACATGTTACAGTTTATTGTAAACAgcagaaaaagtaaaaaaaaaaataaataaataaataaagaaactAATAAGATACGATGTAACTCTTTATTTACGTAACAATTACAAAAAAACAAGATCATCTAGCCCTTGTACACAAAGTAAAGGGATCGTACAAAATAAATGGAATATACTGTCATAGAACATTTTCTCACGAAGTCTTTAATTATCGCATATAGACGTCAATACCTTGGTATTTTAGAATACAATGCATACAACACTGAGCATTGGTTGAATTAACCAAAATATATGCGAGAATAAAGAGTGTAGGAAAATAGGTCCCTAACAGCTGTTTATGATGAGGTCTAACAATGATACAAAAACTGAGTCTTAACAAATCTTGTTaacgtacatgtagtaataaaaTGTGAATAAGCAACATATTTCGGTAAAACAATTCAGCACTTGTTGAATATTTCAGCTTGACTTCCTATGaatgtatataaatgttatcattaaatatataattcCAAAATATTGCCCTAACCAAGCCTTCACCAGATGAATTACAGGAATCATGGTTTTCATCACTGACATTTAAAATCAAAAAGGTTGGTTCACATTTTATTAAATCATAAACATAGTAAACTGTACCAAATAATATTAAGttaagaacatattttatttgcCATCTATTACACATTGTTATAAAAATACAGTCTCTTATTCGGAACAAAATGTCAAAGTTTAGCCATAAAACCGCATACGAACATTATTCACGAAGTAAAGGGTTGTAAATGTTAATGCATACGAAAAGGCACGTTTTTACTTTCAACTGTATCTCAAaatctttatatttcaaaacaaaaatatatattcaatgtgGCCATAGAACGTTT
Coding sequences:
- the LOC125673068 gene encoding uncharacterized protein K02A2.6-like, whose protein sequence is MGLIQKIGSVIEHHGTMKGDPVKIVLRSDAQPYCVTTARRIPFALMPKVKAELDKLENDGIIRKINEPTDWCAPIVPATKKNGDVRICIDLKRLNEAVKREYYMLPNLDDISPKLSEATIFSKLDAASGFHQLKLHEDSQKLTTFITPFGRYCYTRVPFGISSAPEIFQRRMGEVLSGLEGVESIIDDVIIYGSSRNEHDRRLKAALDRIRDAGIKLNPNKCEYRKEKIEYFGHIISKDGVQPSPERVHSILDLPPPTNISELRRIIGMINYLGRFVPDLSSIMNPINNLLKSDTAWTWDESQQSAFDRVKKRITEAPVLAFYDMTRPTIVSADASSFGIGAALFQVVDGETKPIAFASRTLTEAERKYAQIEKECLAGVWACEKFDRYLMGIGSFELITDHKPLVPLINTQDLNKAPLRCQRLLMRLRRYNVVAKHVPGKQLVVPDTLSRSPLNISDQSNTVEDVTAYVASVVNTKPLSDKKLEEIRNETYSDPILPDVMRYTMQGWPQKENSLYAELKPYFAPRFEFSVSDGILFYRDRLVIPESLRADVLAAIHTGHLGLNKSRERAKSSVWWPGLSSDLEHLIRCCEFCNTNRPSQRSEPLKTTQLPSRPWVRVGADLCELQGKNYLVVMDYFSRYLEIAYLDNITSNHVVGKLKNMFARWGIPEELVSDNGGQFSSKSFRQFSIDYGFHHTFSSPHYPQANGEAESAVKVAKRILKQPDVFLALMAYRSTPVHATGTSPSELIMGRKIRTTVPIGSDQLEPGWPDLGKVREKDRQSKHRMRVNFNRMHGARTLKPLYVGDRVRVKTDKEKSWDEAGIVTSADYANRSYFVKTLSGDLRRNRKHLLHVNDEMQDSSVPSDFQCSSAMEPEPEIPMGNQNSEESLCTETTTPLTNETPSVPVTNIPQSSTPPATVRRSGREIKRPKYLSDYLL